Genomic window (Polaromonas sp. JS666):
TCGGTGCGCTGTCGTGGCCGGTCGAGTTGATCAGTGTGCCGGTACTGGCGCTGGGTGTGGCGCTAGCGTCCGCGTTGCTGCCCGCCTGGGAGGCCTACCGGGTCAGTGTGTTTGAACTTCTTCAACCAAAGTGAAACTTCTCATGAAAAACTTTACTGTCCTTCAAAAACCCCTTTCAAAATCACTTTCCATCCTTGCCACTGTTGCGCTGGGTGCCATGCTGTCAGTGGCTTCGGTGGCTTATGCGCAGCACAGCGACAAGGAAACCAAAGAAGACATCCAGCGCCACCGCGCGATGGCCGCCGCCCATGAAGCCGCGGCCAAATGCCTGGAATCAGGCAAAAAGGAGGAGGTGTGCGAGAAGGAACTACAGGCCGCTTGCAAAGGACTGGCAGTAGGGAAATACTGCGGCATGAAGCATGGGCACTGAGCCGCGGGAATAATGGCGGTCCACGCTGGCCGTTGCGATTGACGCTGCTTGACGCCACATATTGCGTTTGGGTTTTCTGGAGCACTGTATGAACAATGACTTGGGTACGGGCATGTTGAGTTGTCCCCTGGCCGTTCGCCTCGGGTGTGCGGGGGCGCTGGTTTGCGGGCTGTGGCTGGCGGCTGGCGGCTCGCAGGCGCAGGTGCTGTCATCACCGCTGGCGTCAGGCAATCCGAAATCCGCAGCACCTGCCGTGCCGGGCCTCGATTTGCCCGTGGGCCAGGGCGCCGGGGTGCATGGCGTCAACAGCCCTTTCCCGAATCTCTCGGCCAGAGACGACGTGGTACCTTGGTCAGTGCTGACGGCAGTAAAAACGAAGACCGAAAAAAACCGCATTCTGCCGGTCTTCAGCATGGACCAGCTGGCCCTGAACCAGAAGACCCAGCGTATCCAGGGCTTCATGATGCCGCTGGACCCGGGCGAAAAGCAGCGCCATTTCCTGCTGTCGTCCGTGCCCCTCACCTGCGCCTTCTGCACGCCCGGCGGCCCTGAAAGCATGGTCGAAGTCAAGACCAAAACGCCGGTGAAATACAGTATGGAGCCCGTCGTGGTGGAGGGCCGCTTCCTGGTGCTCAACGACGACGCCTACGGCCTGTATTACCGGATCACCGATGCGACCAGCATCAAGTAAGGTTTCGGGCCAGCTCGCATGACGCGGTTGCCACGCGCTCCGGCCAGCTCCCTGGCCTGGTTACTCGTGTTCGCGCTGTTGCTGGCGCAGATGCTGGGCCTGATGCATGGCGTGGTGCACGGGTCGCAGATGCAGGCACTGAGCAGCGTGGACAGCGGGCAGGAGCACCATCATGTCCACGATCACGATCACGATCACGATCACGATCACGATCACGATCACGATCATGATCATGATCATGATCATGATCATGATCAAGGCCCACATGCCGACCATGGTAACGGCTGGCTGGAGTCGCTTTTCTCCTCACATGACGCCAATTCGGATTGCCGCCTGTTTGACCAGGCCAGCCATGGCAGTGCGGCGCCCGCGCTGCCGGCATTGAGCTTGCCGATACTGCTGTCATCGCTTGTTGTTGATATTCCCCAAGGCGAAGCACTCGCCCGCTGGGCGGCCCTGTTCGACGCGCGCGGCCCACCCCTGACCCGCTGAATCCCCCCCCCAGGTTGCGATGCGCTGGCCTCCAGGCCAGGGCGCAGCTTTGCCCCTGCGTCTGCGCAGGCTCGCATTTTTCCCGATCCAACGAGGTCATCATGAACCCATCATTTTTGAACGGTGCCGCCGCAACCGTTGTTTACGCCCGCCCGGGCGCTCCCTTTTTTCCGCGTAACTTCGTTCAGCGGGCGGTGCTCACGCTGGGCGCCGCGGCTGCGCTGCAATGCGGCTCTGCAAGCGCGCAGACGCCTGCAACGCCTGTTATGTCTGCGATGCCTGAAGTGGGTAGCCTGAAAGAAGTGACCATCACGGGCAACCCGTTAGGTGCTGCTGATTTAATAGCGCCGGCCGCCCAGTATTCGGGAACGGGACTGCTGTTGCGCTCCAAGACCACGCTGGGCGAGACGCTGGACGGCGTGCCGGGCGTGAGCAGCACCTACTTTGGGCCGAACGCCAGCCGGCCCATCATCCGCGGACTGGATGGCGACCGCATCCGCATCCTGGGTAACGGTGGCGCCACGCTGGACGCGTCCAGCCTCAGTTACGACCATTCGGTCACGGCCGATCCGATCAGCATCGAGCGCATCGAGGTCCTGCGCGGGCCCGGGGCCTTGCTGTATGGCGGCAGTGCCGTGGGCGGTGTGGTCAACGTGATCGACAACCGCATCCCGCGCGAGGCGCTGTTCGATGAAAAAGGCGGCGTGGGCGGCAAGGTCGACCTGGGCCTGGCGACCGGCAACCGCGAAAAAAGCAGCGGCGCTTTGCTCGAAGGCGGCAACGATCGCTATACCCTGCATGTGGATGCATTCAACCGCGAAACCGGTGATGTCAAAGTGCCGGCCGACCTGGCCTGCACCAAGGGCGGCGTCAACACCACCACCAACCGCATCTGCAATTCGGCCAGCAAGGTTCGGGGCGGTGCGGTGGGTGGCTCGATGTTTTTTGACCAGGGCTACCTGGGCGCGTCGGTCAGCACTTACCGCAGCAACTACGGCACCGTGGCTGAAGACGAGGTGAACATAGCCATGAAGTCCGACCGTGTCGCGCTGGAAGGCGAGGTGCGCAACCTGGGCGGGCCTGTCCAGAGCATCAAGGGCCAGTTGAGCCATACCGACTACATGCACACCGAGTTTGAAGGGGCCACGCCCGGCACGGTGTTCAAGAACAAGGGCAGCGACTTCCGCCTGGAAGCGCGCCACGCCCGCTTCGGAAACCTGGACGGGGTGGTGGGTTTTCAGGCGGAAAACAACCGTTTCTCGGCGGACGGCGCGGAAGCATTTGCGCCTTACAGCAAGACCTCGCAAAACGCGGTTTTTGCGTACGAAGAATACGGCACCAGTTGGGGCAAGCTGAGCTTTGGCGGGCGGCTGGAATCGGTCAAGGTCGAATCGCTGGGCAACCCGCTCGTGGCGCGGTTTGCGCCCTTGACGCGCGACTTCACGCCCCACAGCTATGCGCTCGGCGCCCTGTGGAATACGGCGCCAGGTTGGCAGGTCACCACGAACCTGGCTTATACCGAACGGGCGCCCAAGGACTACGAGCTTTTCGCCCAGGGCCCTCATGTGGCGACCAACGCCTGGGAAACCGGCGATGCAACGCTGGGCAAGGAAAGGTCGAGAAGCCTTGATGTGGGCACCAGCTGGAAATCGGGGGCCAACCGCTTTGCCGCCAACGTTTACATGCACCGCTTCAGGAACTACATCGGCCTGATGGCAACGGGCAACACCTATGGCCAGGAACTAGGCAATCTCAACCCGGCCGACCAGGATGGCGATGGTGTCGATGACGCCGATCCCGACAACGCCATCCTGCCCGAGTTCGCCTACACCGGAGTGCGTGCCCGCTTTGTGGGCCTGGAAGCCAGCGGCAATATCCGCCTGCTGGAAGGCGCTTCCACGCTGGACCTGGCTTTGCGCGGTGACCTGGTGCGTGCTACCAACCTGAACAACGGCCAGCCGTTGCCGCGCATTGCACCGGTTAGGCTGGGTGCCAGCCTGTTGTGGGCAAGCGGGCCCTGGGGCAGCAGCATTGGGTTTGACCATTCCATGGCGCAGAACCGCGTGGCTGCGGGCCAGCGCGCCACATCGGCTTACACGCTGTGGAACCTGGCGGCGACGTACCGCACGAAAGCCGGCCCTTCCAGCCTGCTCTGGTATGCCAGGGTGGACAACCTGACCAACCAGCTGGCCTACAGTGCTTCGTCGGTGTTGACCACCACGGCATTTCCCAAAGCACCTTTGCCGGGTCGCAGTCTGAAGGTGGGACTGCAGGTCGCCTTTTAAGCGCAGGCAGATAGAGCACCAGGAGGCGGGACACCAGGAGCGCGCGCGGTGGAGGGCGCGCTAAGATTGCCCCGGATGAACCAGCCTGTCTTTGTGTCCCTGCTCCCGGTTGTCTTGTTGATTGCTGCAGGTTTTATAGCTGGTCGCGCAGGCTGGATAAGGCCTGTGGCCATTAAAGATCTTTCCAACCTGGTGTTTCTGCTGCTCACGCCGGCGCTGCTGTTTCGCACCATGAGCCGTGTGCGCGTCGAGCAACTTGACTTCAAGCCGGTCGCCGCGTATTTCCTGGCCGTCATCATCCTGTTCAGCGGTACGCTGCTGGTGCAGGGCTTCAACCGCCGCGCCGCCGTGCTGGCGCTGGCCAACACGTTCTCCAACACGGTCATGATCGGCATTGCGCTGGTCGGCCTGATGTACGGGCCCGCAGGCTTGGTCACGCTGCTCACGCTGGTTTCCGTGCATTCACTCGTGTTGCTGACAAGCGCTACCGTGGTGCTCGAGCTGGCTGTGGCCTACGAGCAGAAGCAGGGTACCTCCGACGAGGTCACGACGGCACCGCGCCACCCGGTGGCCACGGTGCTGATGGCCGTGAAAAACGCATTGCTGCACCCGGTGCCGCTGCCCATCATCGCGGGCCTGCTGTTTGCGCAGACCGGGCTGGCGATTCCCGCCGTGATCGACAAGCCGCTGGAGTTGCTGGCCAATGCCTTCGGACCGCTCGCGCTGGTGCTGGTGGGTGTGACGCTGGCCTACACGCCTGTAGGCAGGCACTGGCGCCAGGCGCTGTTGCTGGCCGGGGTGAAGAACCTGTTGCATCCCTTGCTGGTGTTTGCCCTGTGCCATCTGCTGGGGGTAGGCGGCGTGCCCATGGCCGTGATGGTGGTGGCGGCCGCCTTGCCGATTGGCGCCAATGTGTTTTTGTTTTCGCAGCGCTACAAGGTCGCCGAAGAACTGACCACGGCCAGCGTGGCGGTTTCCACCGTGCTGGCGCTGCTGACCCTGACCGTGGTGCTGCTGCTGGTCGGGCATCCCGTGTGAAATTTGAAGAATAGGAGCGTGATCTGATGCAATTCCTGCAATCGTTTCCGGTGCCCGCCCAGGCCATTGGATTGTTGCTGCTGTCCAATGTGTTCATGACCTTTGCCTGGTACGGGCATCTGAAAAACCTGGCGACCTCGCCCTGGTATGTGGCCGCGCTGCTCAGCTGGGGCATTGCCTTGTTCGAGTACCTGCTGCAGGTGCCGGGCAACCGGATCGGCTTTACCCAGTTCAGCGTCGGGCAGCTTAAGATCATGCAGGAGGTAATTACCTTGGGCGTGTTTGTTCCTTTTGCCGTGTTTTATCTGAACGAACCCCTCAAGCTTGATTACCTGTGGGCGGCGCTGTGCATGATGGGCGCGGTGTACTTCATCTTCCGGTCCGCCTGAAAGGCTCTTCAGCCAAGCAGGGGCCGCGGAACCGGCTTAGCCGGGCCGCAGGCGCAGCGGCCCCCTCGGGGGGCAGCGCAGTACACGAAGTGACAAGCGTGGGGGCTCTATCCCACACCCCGGTTAAACTCCCCCGCAGTTACAAAAACGTCATAGTTCTGACATATTCCCTGAGGATTCGATATGCTGTTTGGCAAATTGCTGCCGCGCGAAGGCAATTTTTTCGAGATGTTCAACCAGCATGCCAGCCGCATTGTCGAGGCTGCCCATGCCTTTTCGGACCTGGTGGCCAACTACAGCGACGTGCAGAAGCGGGAGTCCTACAACCTGGCCGTTGACAACGCCGAACGCGCGGCCGACCGGATTACCCAAGAGGTGAACCGGATGCTGCACAAGACTTTCATCACGCCGATTGATCGGGAACAGATCCATTCCCTGATCAACACCATGGACGACGTGGCCGACCTGATCCAGGACTCGGCTGAAACCATGGCGCTGTATGACGTGCGCCACATGACCGAAGAGATCGTGCGCCTGACCGACCTGAGCGTGAAGTGCTGCGAGCGGCTCAAGGATGCCGTGGCGCTGATCGGCAAGCTTAATGACGCGGCCACCGCCGAGGCGGCGCTCAAGACCTGTGAGGAGATTGACAAGCTGGAGTCCGATGCCGACCGTGTGATGCGTTCGGCCATGAGCAAGCTGTTCCGTGAAGAGCCGGATGTGCGCGAAGTCATCAAGCTCAAAGCCATTTACGAGTTGCTCGAAACCATCACCGACAAATGCGAGGATGTGGCCAATCTCATCGAGGGCATCGTCCTCGAAAATTCCTGATCGCTGGTCACCTGTTATGCAAACCGTACAGACCGCCCTGTGGGTCGTAGTGCTGCTGGTGTTCCTGGCCATCGCCTTTGACTTCATGAATGGCTTCCACGATGCAGCCAATTCGATCGCGACGGTGGTGTCCACCGGTGTGCTCAAGCCGGGCCAAGCCGTCGTCTTTGCGGCCGCGTTTAACCTGATCGCCATTTTCGTCTTCCACCTCAGTGTGGCCGCCACCGTGGGCAAGGGCATTGTGCAGCCCGGTGTTGTCGACACACACGTGGTGTTTGGCGCGCTGACCGGCGCCATCACCTGGAACTTCGTGACCTGGTATTACGGCATCCCGAGCAGCTCGTCGCATGCCCTGATAGGCGGCATTGTGGGCGCGGTGATTGCCAAGGCCGGTGCTGGCTCCCTGGTTTCGGCGGGCATCCTGAAGACGGTGCTTTTTATTTTCGTGTCGCCATTGCTGGGGTTCCTGCTCGGATCCCTGATGATGGTGCTGGTTGCCTGGGTCTGTCGGCGCGCAACGCCGTCGAAAGTGGATGGCTGGTTTCGCCGCCTGCAGTTGGTGTCTGCCGGGGCCTACAGCCTGGGGCATGGCGGCAATGATGCGCAGAAAACCATAGGCATCATCTGGATGCTGCTGATTGCCACCGGCTATGCGTCGGCGAGCGACGCCGCGCCCCCCGGCTGGACGATCGTGAGCTGCTACCTCGCCATTGCGGCGGGCACCATGTTTGGCGGCTGGCGCATCGTCAAGACCATGGGCCAGAAAATTACCAAGCTCAAGCCCGTGGGCGGCTTTTGTGCTGAAACCGGCGGTGCGCTGACGCTGTTCCTGGCGACCGGGCTTGGTATTCCTGTCTCAACCACGCACACCATCACCGGTGCCATCGTCGGTGTGGGCTCCACGCAGCGCGCTTCTGCCGTGCGCTGGGGCGTCGCCGGCAACATTGTCTGGGCCTGGATTTTTACCATTCCCGCCTCCGCCTTCGTGGCGGCCATCGGCTACTGGTTCAGCCTGCAGATTTTTTAAACAATTTCCCGCAAGTCCGCCCCAAGCAAGTTCAGCCCCCGTGGAGGCATCCTTCGACAGGACGAACGGAATTCAGTGAATGAACGTTGGCCCCCAGCCGGGGCCGCGGAACCGGCTCCGCCGGGCCGCAGGCGCAGCGCCCCCTCGGGGGGCAGCGCATTACACGCAGTGAAAAGCGTGGGGGCCCTATTTACTGGCTGATCTTCCTTGCCTCTTCCACCTGGTATTCAAAATACCGCTGGAAGCTGAACGCGATGCTGGACATCAGGGACACGGCACCAAACAGCAAGGCAAACACCACGGCGCCTATCGTGAGCCAATTGGTGTGGCCGGCGGCGGCTTCGGGCGCATCCGGATTGTGGTGCGCATTCCATTTTTCGAACGGCATCAGGCCGTAGTAGATGGCGGTCAGCGCGGTGCCTGCCAGCGTGAAGCCCAGCAGCGGAATCAGCACCCAGGCGAGCTGATCGTCCTGGCCGTATAAGCGCACGCGCTCAACACCCCACCAGCCCAGGGCTGCGGCGATGGGGTGTACCCACAGCCAGCGGTCTCTCAGACCAAACAGGTACAGGCGATGCAGTCCCAACTGGCCGCCGATGAAGGCCAGCCAGGCGGCGGCCGTTTTGTTTTTTGAGGTGAGTGAGTGCATGCGGGGATTATGGAGCGGGCAGTTCGGTAGGCGGTTGCGTGTCGCCCACGCCCAGGGTCTTTTGCATGATGACGATGTCGCGCCAGGCGCCGAATTTCCACCCGCAGGACTCGACGATGCCAACTTGCGTGAAGCCCAGCGCGAGATGGACGCCGACGGACCCGGCATTGGCCGAGTCTCCAATAATGGCCATCATTTTGCGAATGCCCACAGCTTCGCAGTGTGCCAGCAGTGCGGTGAGCAGTGCGCGGCCCAGGCCCTTGCGGTGCAGGTCGGGTGCCAGGTAAATCGAGTCCTCCACCGAATACCGGTAGGCCGGCCGCGGCTTGAACCAGTTGCCGTAGGCAAAACCGGCGATTCTGCCGTCCTCCTCGGCGACCAGGTAAGGCAGGCCCTTGGACAGCACATCGGCCCGCCGGGCCGTCATGTCGGCCAAACTGGGTGGCTCGGTTTCAAAGGTGCCTGTGCCGTGGAGCACATGATGGCCGTAAATGGCGGTGATGGCGGGAAGATCTTCGTCGCGGCTGGGGCGTATGAGAGGCATGGGGTGCAGTAGTTCAAAAAAAGCCGGTTTGGCTGGGGGCAGGGGGAATCCATTTTCCGATAAATCCGCTTGGCTCGGGTCAGCAGGTTATAATGTCAGGCTTTGCAGCATTTCGCTGGCCGGGTGGCCATGTCGTGTGTCTCAAGCGCTGCAGGAATATTTGGGGTGTGTATTACCCGTCACATCCCACCACCCGAAGGATAAATCATGGTCGTCATTCGACTTGCACGCGGCGGTTCCAAACACCGTCCTTTTTTCAATATTGTTGTGGCTGACAAACGCGTTCGCCGCGATGGCCGCTTTATCGAGCGCATCGGTTTTTACAACCCGATCGCCAAAGGCGGTGAAGAAGGTTTGCGCATTGCGCAAGACCGTCTGACCCACTGGCTCGGTGTCGGCGCCCAGCCGTCGCCTACCGTTGAGCGTCTGGTCAAGCAGGGCGCCGCCAAGGCTGCCTGATTTTCAGCATTTTTCTGCAAAGATAAATGTTGGGGGTGAACAGGACAATTTCCCGCCGGGCCGCCCCAAGGGAAATTCGCCCCCTTGAGGGGCAGCGCAGCACACGAAGTGGCAAGCGTGGGGGCTAACAGTTCTTCGCCTGCGGGCTTGACACCGTCAAGCCTTCCGGACGACGCCATTGAGGTTGGGCGCATCCTGGATGCCTGGGGTGTCAAGGGCTGGGTGAAAATCCTGCCGCACAGCACCGATCCGGAGGCCCTTTTCTCGGCCAAATCCTGGTTTCTCCAGGCTCCGGAAGCCAAATTCCGCCCGGGTTTCAACGCGTTCTCCGGAACCGTTTTGCTCAGCGTGGACGAGGCCAAAACCCACTCCGACACTGTCGTCGCCAAATTCAGCGGCCAGGACGATCGCAATGCCGCAGAGGCCTTGCGGGGCGCCCGCATTTTTCTGCCGCGCAGCAGTTTCCCGGTTGCCTCCAAGGACGAGTATTACTGGGTCGACCTGATAGGCCTGAATGTCGTCAACCGCGAGGGCGTGCCCCTGGGGCAGGTGCGCGACCTGATGACGACCGGTCCCCATTCGGTGCTGTGCGTGGAGTACACGGCGCAGCAGGAAGACGGCACGGCTGTAACCGCCGAACGCATGATTCCCTTTGTCTCCGCCTATATCGACACGGTCGATATCGCGGGCAAATGCATCACGGTCGACTGGCAGCCCGACTATTGACGCCGGTGCAGGCTCTCGGGGGTGGATTGCCCTGAGCCGGCCGGTGCGCGCAAAATAGCCTTTCCATGCGTTTTGACGTCATCACCCTTTTCCCTGAGCTTTTTGGGCCATTTCTGGTCAGTGGCGTCACCCGCCGTGCCTACGAAACAGGCCTGGTCGAGGTGAAGCTCTGGAATCCGCGCGATTTTGCCGAGGGCAGCTACCGCCGTGTGGACGACCGGCCGTTTGGCGGCGGACCCGGCATGGTGATGATGGCTGAGCCGCTCACACTCTGCCTCGAACAAATACGTGCCGAGCGTACCGCTGGCGGCGTGGCAGATGTGCCCACCGTGCTGTTCTCCCCCATAGGCGAGGCGCTGAACCATGCGGGCGTCGAAGCCTGGTCAGCCAGCAGCGGTGCCGTGCTGGTTTGCGGCCGCTATGAGGGCCTGGACCAGCGTTTCATCGAAACCCATATCGATCGCCAGATCAGCCTGGGCGATTTCGTGTTGTCCGGCGGCGAGATCGCCGCCATGGCCCTGCTGGACGCCGTCGCCCGTTTGCAGCCCGGCGTGCTGAACGACGAAGGCAGCCACCAGCTGGACAGCTTCAATCCGGCGCTGGATGGCTTGCTGGATTGCCCGCACTACACCCGTCCGGAATCCTGGCGCGGCCAGCCTGTGCCGCCCATCCTGTTGTCCGGCAACCATGCCCAGATCGAGCGCTGGCGGCGCGAAGAGCGCCTGGCGCTGACCCAGCGCCAGCGTCCCGAACTGGTGCAAAAGGCGCGGGCGGCCGGCCATTTGACTGCGCGCGACGAAGCTTTCCTGGCAGATTTGTTCGAAAATCCTGAACAAGATGCCTAGCTGCTATAATCAAAGGCTTTTCGATCCTCTGGCGGCCACTGCAACCATCTGAATCATCTGCGGATGAATCCATGGATTTGCGGTCTTTAGCGTAGCGCGTGAATGAACGAAGAAGTTAGATGGAAAAATCATGAATCTGATTCAAACCCTCGAGCAGGAAGAAATTTCCCGCCTGAACAAGACCATTCCCGCTTACGCTCCCGGCGACACCGTCATCGTCAGCGTGAACGTGGTTGAAGGCACCCGCAAGCGTGTGCAGGCTTTTGAAGGTGTGGTGATTGCCAAGCGCAATCGCGGCCTCAATTCGAGCTTCATCGTTCGCAAGGTGTCAAACGGCGAAGGCGTTGAGCGTACCTTCCAGGTCTACAGCCCGCTGATCGCGAAGATTGAAGTCAAGCGCCGCGGTGATGTGCGTCGTGCCAAACTGTACTACCTGCGTAGCCGCAGCGGCAAATCCGCGCGTATCAAGGAAAAACTCGGCGCCAAAGCTGCGTAAAAGCAGTTCACCCCCCGAAAAGCCGCTCTTCCGGGCGGCTTTTTTGCGTCTGTCCTGCGGTGTGTCATGCTTGCGTGATAGCGCTATATATCCCGCCAAGCTGTGCTTCCCATGAACTTCACCAAACCCTTGCCAAAATTTGATCCCCGCAGCATCCCGGTGCTGGGCATCGATGACCATCTTGCCGGGGTGCCGCTGGAGCGCCTCATGCCGCAGGCCTTGCGCGACCGCTTCCGGCATCCGCCGGTCTGGACGCCAGAGCACAGCGTCGAAAAGAAATTTGCCGACCGTGAACCGGCTCTTGCGGCAGTGCTGCTGCCCCTGGTGATGCGGGACGAGCTCACCCTGCTGCTGACCGAGCGGGCGACCAACCTGTCTACACATTCCGGCCAGATCGCGTTTCCGGGCGGCCGCACGGACGAGTCCGACCAGGATGCGGTGGACACCGCCCTGCGCGAAGCCCACGAGGAAATTGGCCTGCCACGCGACCATGTGGAGGTGCTTGGTACCCTGCCTACCTATGTCACGGGAACGGCCTTCATCATCACGCCGGTGGTGGCGCTGGTGAAACCTGGCTTCGGCTTGCAGCCCAACCCTGGGGAAGTGGCGGATGTTTTTGAGGTGCCGCTGGGTTACCTGATGAATCCCGCCCATCATCGCCGCCATGAGGTCGAATTTGACGGCGTGCTTCGGCAGTGGCTCTCCATGCCTTACACCGAACTGGTGGGCGAGGCTGAGGGCAACGAATCGAGAGAGCGCTATATCTGGGGCGCCACGGCCGGCATGCTGCGCAACCTGTACCGCTTCCTGAGTGCGTAGGGCCTGTTAACGCTATTTTCGGTGGTGCGAACGTACTGAATCGGGTCGGGCGCCAATCCAGGCGCACGTCGCCGCCCGCACGCCTGTGCGGGTAAGGCGGGCAACAAAGCCTGCGCCCCGGTGCCAGACGCCGTTATGATTTGCCATGAGCTTTTTTGCCGTTTTGTTTGCACTCATCATCGAACAGGCCCGGCCCCTGGCCCGCGGCAACTGGGTTCATGCCGGATTTCGGGGATGGGCGCGCTGGGCCAA
Coding sequences:
- the rimM gene encoding ribosome maturation factor RimM (Essential for efficient processing of 16S rRNA), which translates into the protein MGANSSSPAGLTPSSLPDDAIEVGRILDAWGVKGWVKILPHSTDPEALFSAKSWFLQAPEAKFRPGFNAFSGTVLLSVDEAKTHSDTVVAKFSGQDDRNAAEALRGARIFLPRSSFPVASKDEYYWVDLIGLNVVNREGVPLGQVRDLMTTGPHSVLCVEYTAQQEDGTAVTAERMIPFVSAYIDTVDIAGKCITVDWQPDY
- a CDS encoding AEC family transporter, which encodes MNQPVFVSLLPVVLLIAAGFIAGRAGWIRPVAIKDLSNLVFLLLTPALLFRTMSRVRVEQLDFKPVAAYFLAVIILFSGTLLVQGFNRRAAVLALANTFSNTVMIGIALVGLMYGPAGLVTLLTLVSVHSLVLLTSATVVLELAVAYEQKQGTSDEVTTAPRHPVATVLMAVKNALLHPVPLPIIAGLLFAQTGLAIPAVIDKPLELLANAFGPLALVLVGVTLAYTPVGRHWRQALLLAGVKNLLHPLLVFALCHLLGVGGVPMAVMVVAAALPIGANVFLFSQRYKVAEELTTASVAVSTVLALLTLTVVLLLVGHPV
- the trmD gene encoding tRNA (guanosine(37)-N1)-methyltransferase TrmD, giving the protein MRFDVITLFPELFGPFLVSGVTRRAYETGLVEVKLWNPRDFAEGSYRRVDDRPFGGGPGMVMMAEPLTLCLEQIRAERTAGGVADVPTVLFSPIGEALNHAGVEAWSASSGAVLVCGRYEGLDQRFIETHIDRQISLGDFVLSGGEIAAMALLDAVARLQPGVLNDEGSHQLDSFNPALDGLLDCPHYTRPESWRGQPVPPILLSGNHAQIERWRREERLALTQRQRPELVQKARAAGHLTARDEAFLADLFENPEQDA
- a CDS encoding GNAT family N-acetyltransferase; the protein is MPLIRPSRDEDLPAITAIYGHHVLHGTGTFETEPPSLADMTARRADVLSKGLPYLVAEEDGRIAGFAYGNWFKPRPAYRYSVEDSIYLAPDLHRKGLGRALLTALLAHCEAVGIRKMMAIIGDSANAGSVGVHLALGFTQVGIVESCGWKFGAWRDIVIMQKTLGVGDTQPPTELPAP
- the rpsP gene encoding 30S ribosomal protein S16; translated protein: MVVIRLARGGSKHRPFFNIVVADKRVRRDGRFIERIGFYNPIAKGGEEGLRIAQDRLTHWLGVGAQPSPTVERLVKQGAAKAA
- the rplS gene encoding 50S ribosomal protein L19, which encodes MNLIQTLEQEEISRLNKTIPAYAPGDTVIVSVNVVEGTRKRVQAFEGVVIAKRNRGLNSSFIVRKVSNGEGVERTFQVYSPLIAKIEVKRRGDVRRAKLYYLRSRSGKSARIKEKLGAKAA
- a CDS encoding DUF3299 domain-containing protein; the protein is MNNDLGTGMLSCPLAVRLGCAGALVCGLWLAAGGSQAQVLSSPLASGNPKSAAPAVPGLDLPVGQGAGVHGVNSPFPNLSARDDVVPWSVLTAVKTKTEKNRILPVFSMDQLALNQKTQRIQGFMMPLDPGEKQRHFLLSSVPLTCAFCTPGGPESMVEVKTKTPVKYSMEPVVVEGRFLVLNDDAYGLYYRITDATSIK
- a CDS encoding TonB-dependent receptor, yielding MNPSFLNGAAATVVYARPGAPFFPRNFVQRAVLTLGAAAALQCGSASAQTPATPVMSAMPEVGSLKEVTITGNPLGAADLIAPAAQYSGTGLLLRSKTTLGETLDGVPGVSSTYFGPNASRPIIRGLDGDRIRILGNGGATLDASSLSYDHSVTADPISIERIEVLRGPGALLYGGSAVGGVVNVIDNRIPREALFDEKGGVGGKVDLGLATGNREKSSGALLEGGNDRYTLHVDAFNRETGDVKVPADLACTKGGVNTTTNRICNSASKVRGGAVGGSMFFDQGYLGASVSTYRSNYGTVAEDEVNIAMKSDRVALEGEVRNLGGPVQSIKGQLSHTDYMHTEFEGATPGTVFKNKGSDFRLEARHARFGNLDGVVGFQAENNRFSADGAEAFAPYSKTSQNAVFAYEEYGTSWGKLSFGGRLESVKVESLGNPLVARFAPLTRDFTPHSYALGALWNTAPGWQVTTNLAYTERAPKDYELFAQGPHVATNAWETGDATLGKERSRSLDVGTSWKSGANRFAANVYMHRFRNYIGLMATGNTYGQELGNLNPADQDGDGVDDADPDNAILPEFAYTGVRARFVGLEASGNIRLLEGASTLDLALRGDLVRATNLNNGQPLPRIAPVRLGASLLWASGPWGSSIGFDHSMAQNRVAAGQRATSAYTLWNLAATYRTKAGPSSLLWYARVDNLTNQLAYSASSVLTTTAFPKAPLPGRSLKVGLQVAF
- a CDS encoding DUF47 domain-containing protein, whose product is MLFGKLLPREGNFFEMFNQHASRIVEAAHAFSDLVANYSDVQKRESYNLAVDNAERAADRITQEVNRMLHKTFITPIDREQIHSLINTMDDVADLIQDSAETMALYDVRHMTEEIVRLTDLSVKCCERLKDAVALIGKLNDAATAEAALKTCEEIDKLESDADRVMRSAMSKLFREEPDVREVIKLKAIYELLETITDKCEDVANLIEGIVLENS
- a CDS encoding CoA pyrophosphatase — protein: MNFTKPLPKFDPRSIPVLGIDDHLAGVPLERLMPQALRDRFRHPPVWTPEHSVEKKFADREPALAAVLLPLVMRDELTLLLTERATNLSTHSGQIAFPGGRTDESDQDAVDTALREAHEEIGLPRDHVEVLGTLPTYVTGTAFIITPVVALVKPGFGLQPNPGEVADVFEVPLGYLMNPAHHRRHEVEFDGVLRQWLSMPYTELVGEAEGNESRERYIWGATAGMLRNLYRFLSA
- a CDS encoding inorganic phosphate transporter, which codes for MQTVQTALWVVVLLVFLAIAFDFMNGFHDAANSIATVVSTGVLKPGQAVVFAAAFNLIAIFVFHLSVAATVGKGIVQPGVVDTHVVFGALTGAITWNFVTWYYGIPSSSSHALIGGIVGAVIAKAGAGSLVSAGILKTVLFIFVSPLLGFLLGSLMMVLVAWVCRRATPSKVDGWFRRLQLVSAGAYSLGHGGNDAQKTIGIIWMLLIATGYASASDAAPPGWTIVSCYLAIAAGTMFGGWRIVKTMGQKITKLKPVGGFCAETGGALTLFLATGLGIPVSTTHTITGAIVGVGSTQRASAVRWGVAGNIVWAWIFTIPASAFVAAIGYWFSLQIF
- a CDS encoding DMT family protein, coding for MQFLQSFPVPAQAIGLLLLSNVFMTFAWYGHLKNLATSPWYVAALLSWGIALFEYLLQVPGNRIGFTQFSVGQLKIMQEVITLGVFVPFAVFYLNEPLKLDYLWAALCMMGAVYFIFRSA